In one Drosophila pseudoobscura strain MV-25-SWS-2005 chromosome X, UCI_Dpse_MV25, whole genome shotgun sequence genomic region, the following are encoded:
- the LOC4815903 gene encoding serine protease SP24D — protein sequence MKLTLSAGLILLACCLSQALPQGRVAGGEDAVLGQLPYQAALSIGGSYNCGAVIIAERYALTALTCVCSDGKNTPWSANLFGITFGSVDLYTGGKEIRVEEITINPNYNTLNTGLALLRLKEPIVFDENVSAVALASENPPVGAQVDISGFGRTTESEVNMHRTLQVGQAAVLPARECRLSYSEDEPRDNDQVLCLGHERRNGICRGDIGGPAVYQQQLVGLAGEMLGECGGLLPERFISIAANYDWIQQHIQ from the exons ATGAAGCTCACCCTATCCGCTGGACTTATCCTGCTGGCCTGCTGTCTGAGCCAGGCCCTACCCCAGGGTCGTGTGGCCGGTGGCGAGGACGCCGTCCTCGGTCAGCTGCCCTACCAGGCTGCCCTCTCAATCGGTGGCAGCTACAACTGCGGTGCCGTGATCATCGCCGAGCGCTATGCCCTCACAGCCCTCACCTGTGTCTGCTCCGATGGCAAGAACACGCC TTGGTCTGCTAACCTCTTTGGCATCACCTTTGGATCCGTGGATCTCTATACCGGCGGCAAGGAAATTCGCGTTGAGGAAATCACTATCAACCCCAACTACAACACCCTCAATACCGGCCTGGCCCTGCTCCGCCTCAAGGAGCCCATTGTCTTCGACGAGAACGTGAGTGCCGTGGCACTGGCCAGCGAAAACCCACCAGTGGGCGCCCAGGTGGATATCTCCGGCTTTGGACGCACCACCGAATCGGAGGTCAACATGCACCGCACCCTGCAGGTTGGCCAGGCCGCCGTATTGCCCGCCCGTGAGTGCCGTTTGAGCTATAGCGAGGATGAGCCCCGGGACAACGACCAAGTGCTCTGTCTGGGCCATGAGCGTCGCAATGGCATCTGCAGAGGCGACATTGGCGGACCTGCCgtctaccagcagcagctggtgggTCTGGCCGGCGAGATGCTGGGCGAATGCGGTGGCCTGCTCCCAGAGCGCTTCATCAGCATTGCGGCCAACTATGATTGGATCCAGCAGCATATCcaataa
- the LOC4815774 gene encoding chymotrypsin-1, with protein MAVPRLALALLALSLLLSVAQSSPEGRILGGEDATAFDFPWSASLRYNKAHTCMACIISNTHLLTAAHCVSDMGTTPVAASTLGVRVGSINQYAGGQIVNVKSVLIHPSYGNFLHDLAIITLSEPLVFTERITAVTLPTKAEEGSAEEQSTELPNGTPVYVAGWGEVSDGSAPYKLQKANYNTLSSPYCELAAGYGYESCLCLTSAEKEGICRGDAGAAVIDDNKVLQGITSFQFADCGSSYPDVASRIYYYLDWIEANA; from the exons ATGGCTGTTCCACGTCTAGCGCTCGCTCTGCTAGCCCTGTCCCTGCTCCTCTCGGTGGCTCAGTCCTCGCCCGAGGGCCGCATTCTAGGCGGCGAAGATGCCACCGCCTTCGATTTTCCCTGGTCGGCCTCCCTGCGCTACAACAAGGCCCACACCTGCATGGCCTGCATCATCTCCAACACCCATTTGCTGACCGCCGCCCATTGTGTGTCCGATATGGGCACAACACC GGTGGCTGCTAGCACCTTGGGCGTGCGCGTGGGCAGCATCAACCAGTATGCCGGCGGGCAGATCGTGAATGTAAAGAGCGTCCTCATTCATCCCTCGTACGGAAACTTCCTGCACGATCTGGCCATCATCACACTAAGTGAGCCCCTGGTATTCACGGAGCGCATTACGGCCGTTACCCTGCCCACCAAAGCGGAGGAGGGCTCCGCCGAGGAGCAGTCCACGGAGCTGCCCAACGGAACACCCGTCTATGTGGCTGGCTGGGGCGAGGTCTCTGACGGCTCGGCCCCCTACAAGCTGCAGAAGGCCAACTACAATACGCTGAGCTCTCCGTACTGCGAGCTGGCCGCCGGCTATGGCTACGAATCCTGCCTGTGCCTGACCAGTGCCGAGAAGGAGGGCATCTGCCGCGGTGATGCCGGCGCCGCTGTCATTGACGACAACAAGGTGCTTCAGGGCATCACCAGCTTCCAGTTCGCTGACTGCGGCAGCTCCTACCCGGACGTGGCCTCTCGCATCTACTACTACCTCGATTGGATCGAGGCAAATGCTTAG
- the LOC4815758 gene encoding serine protease SP24D, whose product MHSVQTLLVLLLAVAMGVQASRLPADVGSHPYAISLQRNGAHIAGGALISQRWALTAAHCVTVGGGQESYPARTFLVRAGSIQRLVGGQLVALSRIVVHSDYSSGGAGANDLALLELASPLTLNANTQPIGLASERPAVGSQITFAGWGSSQPDGALSHGLQVATRQSISADACQESLFLSQQDLLCLVPEADDVESSGLCTGDAGSPAVYNNQLVGIAAFFVSSCGTEQPDGYVDVTQHLDWIAENSA is encoded by the exons ATGCATTCAGTTCAGACACTCCTCGTCCTTCTCCTGGCAGTGGCCATGGGCGTGCAGGCCTCCCGACTGCCTGCGGATGTCGGCTCGCATCCATATGCCATCTCTCTGCAGCGCAATGGAGCCCATATCGCCGGCGGTGCTCTGATCAGCCAGCGATGGGCTCTGACCGCCGCGCACTGTGTGACCGTGGGTGGGGGTCAGGAAAG CTATCCCGCCCGCACATTCCTCGTCCGCGCTGGCAGTATTCAGCGCCTTGTTGGGGGCCAGCTGGTGGCCCTCTCTAGGATCGTGGTGCACAGCGACTACTCCAGCGGCGGCGCTGGTGCCAACGATCTGGCCCTCTTGGAGCTGGCCTCCCCATTGACCCTTAACGCCAACACCCAGCCTATTGGGCTGGCCAGCGAGCGTCCTGCCGTGGGCTCCCAGATCACCTTCGCCGGCTGGGGATCGTCACAGCCCGACGGAGCGCTCAGCCACGGCCTGCAGGTGGCCACCAGGCAGTCGATCAGTGCCGATGCGTGCCAGGAGTCCTTGTTCCTCAGTCAGCAAGATCTTCTCTGCCTGGTACCCGAAGCGGATGACGTGGAGAGCTCTGGTCTCTGCACCGGCGACGCCGGATCCCCGGCTGTCTACAACAACCAATTGGTGGGCATTGCCGCCTTCTTTGTCAGCAGCTGCGGCACCGAGCAGCCCGATGGCTATGTGGATGTGACCCAGCACCTCGACTGGATAGCCGAGAACAGTGCTTGA